The Haloarcula marismortui ATCC 43049 region GCGGTCCGCCGGTTCGTAGCCTTCGGGATCAACTCGGTAGATCCCGTACATGCCCATGTCGATATGCCGGTGGGTCTGGAAGTGGCAATGGTAGAAATGCGTTCCAGGGACGTTAGCGGGAATCTCGTAGGTGTGTGTCTCCCCTGGCGGGACCTGAATCCCGGTCGTCGTCGGGACGCCGTCGTTCTCCCACGTCTTGCGAATTCCGTGGAAGTGAATCGTGTGGGGACGTCGGCCATCGGTGTTGTCGAGTGTCACCTCCATCGCGTTACCCTCGGTCGTTCTGAGAATTGGGCCTGGGACGCTGGGGTCGTTGTCGTCGGCCTGGAACGCCCAGACGCGTGGGAATTCGACGGGCCCACCCATTGTATCGAGCGGGTGGACGGCGTGGCGGGCCTGTTGAGTCCGCATCGTCACTCCACCACCCTGCTCGTCGACGTTGACGACTGTTGGAGGGCTGGTGTAGGGGAGATTAGGCGAGTCAGTTTGTGTCTGCGTGGCCGTATCGCTCGTTGCTGCTGGCTCGTTAGCTCCGCCCGCCGAACAGCCTGCTAACGAAGCGATACCCGTCGCGCCAGTTGCCGCGAGAAACTCACGCCGGGACAGTCCGGTTCCGGGTGCGCCGAAACGTGTGGTCATGATACACTCGGCATTTTGGTTGGCCTAAACATAGGGCGACTGCGGTGTCCCAATTCACGGGACAGTGCGTGGATATGTTCGGCAAAAGGCGAATGGAGATGGCGGCTTTTTATTTATACTTGTTCGCCGTTAGGAGTCTGAAATTGAGACGACAAAGTGGTCAGATTTTTAGAGTCCGCCCGTCGCCGTCAGA contains the following coding sequences:
- a CDS encoding multicopper oxidase domain-containing protein → MTTRFGAPGTGLSRREFLAATGATGIASLAGCSAGGANEPAATSDTATQTQTDSPNLPYTSPPTVVNVDEQGGGVTMRTQQARHAVHPLDTMGGPVEFPRVWAFQADDNDPSVPGPILRTTEGNAMEVTLDNTDGRRPHTIHFHGIRKTWENDGVPTTTGIQVPPGETHTYEIPANVPGTHFYHCHFQTHRHIDMGMYGIYRVDPEGYEPADREYFMTIKDWDSRVPRKWAGEADFTYNSASRNPDVFTVNGKSAPRTLHPEEGSPIIVDEGDSVRIHLVNGGYMSHPMHIHNHRFQRVEKDGGTIPEAARHDMDVTNVAPAERHTIEFTADADPGIYLMHCHKVNHVMNGTFYPGGMLTGVVYRSVMDTDIFNQLMEYAGYST